One Candidatus Sulfurimonas baltica DNA segment encodes these proteins:
- the rdgB gene encoding RdgB/HAM1 family non-canonical purine NTP pyrophosphatase, whose protein sequence is MKLVLATSNKGKVREIKALCEDYEVIPYSELMEEFEIIEDGNSFKENALIKARAVFKALNDDDVIVIADDSGISVDVLDGKPGIYSARHAGKDANDKDNLYKLIKDIKDKNVSSSPAHYTAAIAIVTKNGEYCVHGWMHGTAINEAIGDSGFGYDPMFIPLGFNKTLGELDDEVKKKLSHRSKALNLAKSILKTL, encoded by the coding sequence GTGAAGTTGGTATTGGCTACGTCAAACAAAGGTAAAGTAAGAGAGATAAAAGCGCTTTGTGAGGATTATGAAGTCATTCCATACTCTGAACTTATGGAAGAGTTTGAAATTATAGAAGATGGTAATAGTTTCAAGGAGAATGCTCTAATAAAAGCAAGAGCGGTTTTTAAAGCATTAAATGATGATGACGTTATAGTTATAGCCGATGATAGCGGGATAAGTGTTGATGTTCTTGATGGAAAGCCTGGTATCTACAGCGCAAGACATGCAGGCAAAGATGCAAACGACAAAGACAATTTATATAAACTTATTAAGGATATAAAAGATAAAAATGTCAGCTCATCGCCTGCCCACTATACCGCGGCAATAGCGATAGTTACAAAAAATGGGGAGTATTGTGTTCATGGATGGATGCACGGCACAGCCATAAATGAAGCAATCGGAGATAGCGGATTTGGATACGATCCTATGTTTATTCCATTAGGTTTTAATAAAACTTTAGGAGAGCTGGATGATGAAGTTAAGAAAAAATTATCACACCGCTCAAAAGCTCTAAATCTAGCTAAGTCTATTTTAAAAACTCTTTAA
- a CDS encoding MFS transporter: MFKKVFPLSAILSLRFLGLFLVLPVISVYALGLENSTPLLVGVVVGGYALTQAIFQVPFGTMSDKIGRKPTLLVGLLIFLIGSVVCAYSTDIYTLMIGRFLQGAGAIGSVITAMISDLVEEEIRGKAMAIMGGTIALSFALAMGLGPVIGAKYGVESLFIITAVLAVFAIVLLFTKVPTPPRIKHIYHATAKTSDILKDSNLLNMIVINAMQKGLMTVAFVLIPIILTSTDFAWEKSDLYMAYLPAMIFGLVAMGPAAVFGEKYNKPKQIFLISIVMFIGSFLIMGLTADSTVFVVGVVMFFIGFNMMEPLVQSMITKFAKVHQKGAALGISNSVAYFATFIGGTSAGLLLGISDRETIGISVAVIATLWLLWTLKLQNPTKHSHLYLPQDNVDIKKLTSIENEHIAEWYINDSENIVVVKYVTGAITQEDLKTKISK, translated from the coding sequence ATGTTTAAAAAAGTCTTTCCCCTCTCAGCAATTCTTTCTCTTAGATTCTTAGGTTTATTTTTAGTTTTGCCGGTTATATCTGTATACGCTCTGGGTCTAGAAAATTCTACACCACTTTTAGTTGGAGTCGTCGTCGGCGGATACGCACTAACTCAAGCAATCTTTCAAGTCCCCTTTGGAACAATGAGTGATAAAATAGGAAGAAAACCCACCCTTCTTGTTGGTCTTCTTATATTCTTAATTGGTTCGGTAGTATGTGCATACTCTACTGATATTTACACTCTTATGATTGGTCGTTTTCTTCAGGGTGCCGGTGCAATCGGCTCTGTAATAACAGCTATGATTTCTGATTTAGTTGAGGAAGAGATTCGCGGCAAAGCGATGGCTATAATGGGTGGAACAATTGCTCTTAGTTTTGCTCTTGCTATGGGTCTTGGTCCAGTAATTGGAGCTAAGTATGGAGTAGAATCTTTATTTATAATCACTGCTGTTTTAGCAGTTTTTGCTATTGTTCTTCTTTTTACAAAAGTGCCGACTCCTCCGAGAATCAAACATATTTACCACGCAACGGCAAAAACTTCTGATATTTTAAAAGACTCTAATCTTTTAAATATGATTGTAATTAATGCAATGCAAAAAGGTCTTATGACAGTTGCTTTTGTTCTTATCCCTATTATTCTTACTAGCACAGACTTTGCTTGGGAGAAGTCTGACCTCTATATGGCTTATCTTCCAGCTATGATTTTTGGCTTAGTTGCTATGGGTCCAGCTGCCGTTTTTGGCGAAAAGTACAACAAACCAAAACAGATATTTTTAATCTCTATAGTTATGTTTATTGGCTCATTTTTAATTATGGGACTTACAGCTGACAGTACTGTTTTTGTAGTTGGTGTCGTGATGTTTTTTATCGGTTTCAATATGATGGAGCCTCTAGTACAGTCAATGATTACAAAGTTTGCAAAAGTTCACCAAAAAGGTGCAGCTCTTGGAATTTCAAACTCCGTTGCATATTTTGCTACATTCATCGGCGGTACATCTGCTGGACTTCTCTTGGGAATCAGTGACAGAGAGACAATAGGTATATCTGTAGCTGTTATAGCAACTCTATGGCTTTTGTGGACACTTAAACTTCAAAACCCGACCAAGCACTCTCATCTCTATCTTCCGCAGGATAATGTAGATATTAAAAAATTGACAAGCATTGAAAACGAGCATATTGCCGAGTGGTATATAAACGATAGTGAAAATATAGTTGTTGTAAAATATGTAACAGGTGCTATAACGCAAGAAGATTTAAAAACTAAAATCTCTAAATAA